In Endozoicomonas sp. GU-1, one DNA window encodes the following:
- a CDS encoding toprim domain-containing protein gives MNFPEKYLAVLADNALSPARPINFINDGKIHRYCVMGDRVGSKNGWYVLHGSEVMVAGSWKTSQQVVVHNAELQTLSAHERQQRQRAIQEAQSKAAVEQLRQYSVTARNVKSLWEGSPIADKDHPYLIDKRVSAYGLRQTGDNLLVPLRDASGKIWSVQFIEPSGKKWFAKGGRVRGCFHLIGEPGTKGTLMVCEGYATGASIFNVLDNPVFTAFNAGNLIHAAKAIKEAYGSFIIMMADNDRQTPGNPGITQAMKAALAVNGNILWPPFSEGQPGTDFNDWLVPKGVGHE, from the coding sequence ATGAACTTTCCGGAAAAGTACCTGGCCGTCCTGGCAGACAACGCTCTTTCCCCTGCCAGGCCTATTAACTTTATCAATGATGGCAAAATCCATCGCTACTGCGTCATGGGCGACCGGGTTGGTAGCAAAAATGGCTGGTATGTACTGCATGGCTCAGAGGTCATGGTTGCAGGATCATGGAAAACTTCCCAGCAGGTGGTCGTTCACAATGCAGAGCTGCAAACATTATCAGCCCACGAACGGCAACAGCGACAGCGTGCCATTCAGGAAGCACAGTCCAAGGCTGCGGTTGAGCAGTTGCGGCAATACTCAGTGACTGCCCGCAATGTCAAAAGCCTCTGGGAGGGTTCTCCCATAGCCGACAAGGATCACCCATACCTGATCGACAAACGGGTATCAGCCTACGGGCTTCGCCAGACTGGGGATAACCTGCTGGTACCTCTCAGGGATGCCAGCGGGAAAATCTGGAGTGTTCAGTTCATCGAACCCAGTGGCAAAAAGTGGTTTGCCAAAGGTGGGCGTGTGCGCGGTTGTTTTCACTTGATTGGCGAACCGGGAACAAAGGGCACATTAATGGTCTGTGAGGGTTACGCCACCGGCGCGTCAATCTTCAATGTTCTCGACAATCCGGTATTTACTGCTTTTAACGCCGGAAACCTGATCCATGCAGCAAAGGCCATTAAAGAGGCTTACGGATCTTTCATTATCATGATGGCCGATAACGACCGCCAAACGCCGGGAAATCCGGGCATTACCCAGGCTATGAAAGCGGCACTTGCGGTAAATGGAAACATACTCTGGCCTCCTTTCAGCGAGGGTCAGCCGGGCACGGATTTTAACGACTGGCTGGTTCCTAAAGGAGTGGGCCATGAGTAA
- a CDS encoding helix-turn-helix transcriptional regulator, translated as MMVIHRDVNTPVCLSETSTPRPSRQMIRRQKILEHFDLSRATLYRLLAEKKFPAPVYLPGGGARWILSEVEAWAEQRIQEREV; from the coding sequence ATGATGGTCATACACAGGGACGTAAATACACCTGTCTGTTTATCGGAGACCAGCACACCTCGCCCTTCCCGCCAGATGATTCGCAGACAAAAAATCCTAGAGCACTTCGACCTCAGTCGCGCCACGCTCTACCGACTTCTGGCAGAGAAAAAGTTCCCAGCCCCCGTATACCTTCCTGGCGGAGGGGCACGTTGGATTTTGTCTGAGGTGGAAGCCTGGGCTGAACAACGCATTCAGGAGCGGGAGGTCTGA
- a CDS encoding type I restriction endonuclease subunit R, producing the protein MTDRDDLDTQIYSTFAGCGLVNHDQDPCVAASGNDLQLLLGQQKNYVFTLVQKFNKKVTVPYSNRNDIIVVTDEAHRTQYGTLSLNMRDALPNASFIGFTGTPLFSDDQITAKVFGDYVSTYDFQRAVEDGATVPLYYDARGEELVFKDDEGKEHSVASPKGLNEKIAEKLEKLEIDDVNVEQRLERALKRDYHIITATSRLDQIARDFVRHYANGWESGKAMMVCIDKVTCARMHKLVMFYWEEHIREREADLKNARDEQDKIWRKRQIQWMKETLMAVVVSEEQGEVQKFKQWHLDILPHRQLMKEGFALADGKRLNMEEAFKKKDHPFRVAIVCAMWLTGFDVPTLSTLYLDKPLKAHTLMQAIARANRVAEGKSNGLIVDYCGILKSLRKALSTFAGRGDDGRGKDDDGVDPNHPNTELLDKLAEAITFVRNFLKQQGFEFDDLLKQTGFDLNAAIDEAKEAINENDKTRKQFGIMAREVFKLFRACINVSGVQQYRDERDAIHIVYKRLQQDQEKADISHIIQELHGIVDSAIETRSEVRDEDDQSRLYDISKIDFDRLKSEFEASKQKRTTVQSLKTAIDQRLHKLMIQNPLRTDYQDHYERLVKEYNQEKNRVVIEKTFEELLKLADQLNDEQNRAVREGLDEETLALYDILRKPDLSKKEIAAIKKVATELLATLKRERLKVANWREKESARDALRQQIYDFLYDDKTGLPVDNYEEADIEHLTDGVYQHIYRVYPSLPSPVYGGAVH; encoded by the coding sequence GTGACGGACCGGGACGATCTGGATACCCAGATTTACAGCACTTTTGCCGGGTGCGGGCTGGTCAACCATGACCAAGACCCCTGTGTTGCCGCAAGTGGTAATGACCTGCAACTGTTACTGGGACAACAAAAGAACTATGTGTTCACACTGGTACAGAAATTCAACAAGAAGGTAACGGTCCCCTATTCCAACCGTAACGACATTATTGTGGTGACCGATGAGGCACACCGCACCCAGTACGGCACCCTGTCGCTGAATATGCGTGACGCCCTGCCAAACGCCAGCTTTATTGGCTTTACCGGAACGCCGTTGTTCAGCGATGACCAGATTACCGCCAAGGTGTTTGGGGATTATGTCTCCACCTATGATTTCCAGCGGGCCGTTGAGGACGGTGCCACGGTACCTCTTTATTACGATGCCCGGGGCGAGGAACTGGTGTTTAAGGATGACGAAGGTAAGGAGCATTCGGTGGCCTCGCCCAAAGGGTTGAATGAGAAGATTGCCGAGAAGCTGGAAAAGCTTGAAATTGACGATGTGAATGTGGAGCAGCGCCTGGAGCGGGCACTGAAACGGGATTATCACATCATCACCGCTACCAGCCGACTGGACCAGATTGCACGGGATTTCGTCCGCCATTATGCCAACGGCTGGGAGAGCGGCAAGGCCATGATGGTGTGCATTGATAAAGTGACCTGTGCCCGTATGCACAAGCTGGTGATGTTCTACTGGGAAGAGCATATCCGGGAGCGGGAAGCCGACCTGAAGAACGCCAGGGATGAACAGGATAAGATCTGGCGCAAACGACAGATTCAGTGGATGAAAGAGACCCTGATGGCCGTAGTGGTCTCGGAAGAGCAGGGAGAGGTTCAGAAGTTTAAACAGTGGCACCTGGATATTCTCCCCCATCGCCAGCTGATGAAAGAGGGCTTTGCCCTGGCTGATGGCAAGCGACTGAATATGGAAGAGGCCTTTAAGAAAAAGGATCATCCCTTTCGGGTGGCCATTGTCTGTGCCATGTGGCTAACCGGGTTTGATGTGCCGACGCTCTCGACACTCTACCTGGATAAACCGCTGAAGGCCCATACGCTGATGCAGGCCATTGCCCGGGCTAACCGGGTGGCTGAAGGCAAGAGCAACGGGCTGATTGTGGATTACTGCGGCATTCTGAAAAGCCTGCGCAAAGCGTTGAGTACCTTTGCCGGACGGGGCGACGATGGCCGGGGTAAAGATGATGACGGAGTGGACCCAAACCATCCCAATACCGAGCTGCTGGATAAACTGGCCGAGGCGATTACCTTTGTCCGCAACTTTCTTAAGCAGCAGGGATTTGAGTTTGATGATCTGCTGAAGCAAACCGGGTTTGACCTAAATGCGGCCATTGATGAAGCCAAAGAGGCGATCAATGAGAATGACAAAACCCGCAAGCAGTTTGGCATTATGGCCCGGGAGGTGTTCAAGCTGTTCCGGGCCTGTATCAATGTCAGCGGGGTTCAGCAGTACCGGGATGAGCGGGATGCGATCCATATTGTCTACAAGCGGTTGCAGCAGGATCAGGAAAAGGCGGATATCTCCCATATTATTCAGGAACTGCACGGTATTGTGGACTCTGCCATTGAGACCCGGAGTGAGGTTCGGGATGAGGACGACCAGAGCCGTTTATACGATATCAGCAAGATTGATTTTGACCGGCTGAAAAGTGAGTTTGAAGCCTCAAAGCAGAAGCGTACCACCGTTCAGAGCCTGAAAACGGCCATTGACCAGCGGCTGCATAAGCTGATGATTCAGAACCCTCTGCGGACCGATTACCAGGATCATTACGAGCGGCTGGTGAAGGAGTACAACCAGGAAAAGAACCGGGTAGTGATTGAGAAAACCTTTGAAGAGTTGCTGAAGCTGGCAGACCAGCTGAACGATGAGCAGAACCGCGCCGTTCGGGAAGGACTGGATGAGGAGACCCTGGCGCTGTATGACATTCTCAGGAAACCTGACTTGAGCAAGAAAGAGATTGCCGCGATCAAGAAGGTGGCCACCGAACTGCTGGCCACCCTGAAGCGTGAGCGGCTGAAAGTGGCGAACTGGCGGGAGAAGGAGTCTGCCCGTGATGCGCTTCGTCAGCAGATTTATGATTTTCTGTATGATGACAAAACCGGGTTGCCCGTGGATAACTATGAGGAGGCGGATATTGAGCATTTGACGGATGGAGTTTATCAGCATATTTACCGGGTTTATCCTTCGTTGCCTTCGCCGGTTTATGGGGGCGCTGTGCATTAA
- a CDS encoding type I restriction endonuclease, with protein sequence MKRTTEDALAQEPTADFLLQDLNWNESIFAQNEVFGKEGTLGRKSDREVVLTRYLAEQLIKLNPGLPDSAYRDALQEVVSISSSSSMLAANQEKAALHKKGVKVTCQDENGQRVQKYLRLFDFDNPENNHFLVVREFWVRGDIYRRRADIIGFVNGIPLVFMELKNVHKELRAAYDQNLSDYKDTIPHLFHHNAFIVLGNGIEAKIGSLTSRYEHFNNWKRLHEEEPGVVDMATLLKGTCSKTNLMDLFENFILFDESSGELIKVVAGNHQFLGVNEAVQAVVEREARERKLGVFWHTQGSGKSYSIVFFTRKVHRKLGGEFYLSDRDGPGRSGYPDLQHFCRVRAGQP encoded by the coding sequence ATGAAAAGGACGACCGAGGATGCCCTGGCACAAGAGCCCACAGCCGACTTTTTGCTTCAGGACCTGAACTGGAATGAGTCAATCTTTGCCCAGAATGAGGTTTTTGGTAAAGAAGGTACCCTTGGTCGTAAGTCCGATAGAGAAGTGGTGCTGACCCGCTATCTGGCAGAACAACTGATCAAACTGAACCCCGGCCTGCCGGATAGTGCTTATCGGGATGCATTGCAGGAGGTGGTCAGCATCAGCAGTTCATCGTCCATGCTGGCCGCCAACCAGGAGAAAGCGGCACTGCATAAAAAAGGGGTGAAGGTTACCTGTCAGGATGAAAACGGGCAGCGGGTGCAAAAGTATCTGCGGCTGTTTGATTTCGATAACCCGGAGAATAACCATTTCCTGGTGGTGCGGGAATTCTGGGTACGGGGCGATATCTACCGAAGACGGGCGGATATTATCGGCTTTGTCAATGGCATCCCGCTGGTGTTTATGGAGCTGAAGAATGTCCATAAAGAGCTGCGTGCCGCCTACGACCAGAACCTGTCTGACTATAAAGACACCATCCCCCATCTGTTTCATCACAATGCCTTTATTGTGCTGGGCAATGGCATTGAAGCCAAAATCGGCTCCCTGACCAGCCGGTATGAACATTTTAATAACTGGAAACGTCTGCACGAGGAGGAGCCGGGTGTGGTGGATATGGCCACACTGTTAAAAGGCACCTGTAGCAAAACCAACCTGATGGACCTGTTTGAGAACTTTATTCTGTTTGATGAGAGTTCCGGTGAGTTAATTAAGGTGGTGGCAGGAAACCATCAGTTTCTGGGGGTGAATGAAGCGGTTCAGGCGGTGGTTGAGCGGGAAGCGCGGGAACGGAAGCTTGGGGTCTTCTGGCATACCCAGGGCTCTGGCAAGTCCTATTCCATTGTTTTTTTTACCCGCAAGGTGCATCGCAAGCTGGGGGGGGAATTTTACCTTTCTGATCGTGACGGACCGGGACGATCTGGATACCCAGATTTACAGCACTTTTGCCGGGTGCGGGCTGGTCAACCATGA
- a CDS encoding restriction endonuclease subunit S — translation MIRQKNRIPLTELITLQRGFDLPERLRKPGSVPVVASTSINGFHSEAKVSPPGVVIGRSGSIGGGQYITEPFWPLNTTLWVKDFNGHHPKFIYYFLRSVDFTRFNAGSGVPTLNRNHLGSILAPNLSIGEEESIADFLSTYDHLIENNRRRIQLLEESARLLYQEWFVHLRFPGHEHAKITDGLPEGWEKTSASNAMEIMSGGTPKTKVAEYWNGSIPFFTPKDTTDCAFTFSTEKTLTELGLDKCNSKLYPKYTVFITARGTVGKLSFAQQPMAMNQSCYALEGKNEISQQFLYCSLKSSIEQFRARASGSVFDAIVVDTFHRIPFLRPTQPLINEFTEIVGQTFEQVDKLALMNRKLTQARDLLLPRLMNGELTP, via the coding sequence ATGATTAGACAAAAAAACCGCATTCCTCTAACGGAGTTAATAACGCTTCAAAGAGGGTTTGATCTGCCCGAGCGACTCCGAAAACCAGGTTCCGTTCCGGTAGTTGCATCCACATCCATCAATGGGTTTCACTCAGAGGCTAAAGTATCTCCACCAGGCGTTGTGATAGGTAGAAGTGGAAGTATTGGTGGAGGTCAGTACATTACAGAACCATTTTGGCCTTTAAACACAACACTATGGGTTAAAGACTTCAACGGTCATCACCCAAAATTTATTTACTATTTTCTTCGCAGTGTAGATTTTACAAGATTTAATGCTGGTTCAGGCGTTCCAACACTTAATAGAAACCACTTAGGCAGCATTCTAGCTCCAAATTTATCAATCGGTGAAGAAGAGAGTATTGCCGATTTTCTATCGACCTATGACCACCTGATCGAAAACAACCGTCGTCGTATTCAGTTACTGGAAGAATCTGCCCGGCTGCTTTATCAGGAGTGGTTTGTTCATTTACGCTTTCCCGGCCATGAGCATGCCAAGATAACGGATGGGTTACCGGAAGGCTGGGAGAAAACTTCAGCCAGTAATGCTATGGAAATAATGAGTGGTGGTACTCCAAAAACCAAAGTGGCTGAATACTGGAATGGTTCAATTCCATTTTTTACACCTAAAGACACCACAGACTGCGCCTTCACGTTTTCAACAGAAAAGACCCTGACGGAGCTTGGTTTAGACAAATGCAATAGCAAGCTGTATCCAAAATATACAGTATTCATCACTGCTCGCGGAACTGTTGGGAAGCTTAGTTTTGCTCAACAGCCAATGGCGATGAACCAGTCCTGCTATGCGCTTGAGGGCAAGAATGAGATCAGCCAACAATTCCTGTACTGTTCATTGAAATCATCCATAGAGCAATTCAGGGCAAGAGCCAGCGGCTCTGTCTTTGATGCGATAGTTGTGGATACATTTCATCGCATTCCATTTTTAAGGCCAACCCAGCCCCTGATCAATGAGTTTACCGAGATAGTAGGGCAAACTTTTGAGCAAGTTGACAAGTTAGCTTTGATGAATCGTAAACTCACCCAAGCCCGCGACCTGCTGCTACCCCGCCTAATGAACGGAGAACTAACCCCATGA
- a CDS encoding class I SAM-dependent DNA methyltransferase, giving the protein MSQLENIEAIEKRLWKAADTLRGNSELASNEYFLPVMGLIFLRHAYSRFLAARRDIVASLPSRGGKTRDVTKEDFSGKGAIFLKPEAQFDYLVALTDADDRSGAIIQAMESIESEYKNLEGQLPKQEYRNIPNDVLKILLNTLNPEELQTASGDIFGRIYEYFLTQFADQGAHDGGEFFTPVSLVQLIVNILEPDHGKIFDPACGSGGMFVQSAHFMERHKQNPQQLTFFGHEKNRVTTRLAKMNLAVHGLEGNVEGGDSAITYYKDPHAGLFGTVDYVMANPPFNVDEVAADKVKNDPRLPFGLPGENKSKKVPNANYLWIQYFYSYLNSTGKAGFVMSSQASSAGRDEATVRADLVKTGDVDVMVDIRGNFFYTRSVPCQLWFLNKAKPAQHKDKVLMIDARNVYRKMTRKIFDFSPEQQQNLTAIVWLYRGEYRRFIKLVIEYLNETLIRLTDALLPTQHQRGLLWCAVKMQRQLKTLRGAVTDLDTPPDLDLEGFNRTLDQLCTSLAGLKQQVIPCRPAAGDLPLDDVHQLEQAYRPFADTCRDLIKDVDHAVKLATGMTQQAIRQIREELLAKDGEANELSATMKAGTADVAAMVSHEQKLKTLKDEINGLGKRRTELQRNGKAIEEWRKVAVEQLKQVRYCHQQAHWLLSRFPEARLCDVAGLVKLVTLAEIEAADWSLTPGRYVGVAPEAVDADFDFEAVLKDIHIEMEGLNQEAVELAAKIARNFEGLGV; this is encoded by the coding sequence ATGTCCCAACTGGAAAATATCGAAGCCATCGAAAAACGACTGTGGAAGGCTGCTGACACGTTGCGTGGTAATTCTGAACTGGCCAGTAATGAGTATTTTCTGCCGGTAATGGGGTTGATTTTTCTGCGTCATGCTTACAGCCGGTTCCTTGCTGCACGGCGTGATATTGTTGCCAGCCTTCCCAGTCGTGGTGGCAAGACCCGTGATGTGACCAAGGAGGACTTTTCCGGGAAAGGGGCCATTTTCCTCAAACCGGAAGCTCAGTTCGATTACCTGGTTGCCCTGACCGATGCTGACGACCGCAGTGGTGCCATTATTCAGGCGATGGAGTCCATCGAGTCGGAATACAAAAACCTGGAAGGTCAGTTGCCCAAACAGGAATACCGCAATATCCCCAACGATGTTCTGAAAATCCTGCTGAACACCCTGAACCCGGAAGAACTGCAAACAGCCAGCGGTGATATTTTTGGCCGTATCTATGAATACTTCCTCACCCAGTTTGCCGATCAGGGGGCGCACGATGGTGGTGAGTTTTTTACGCCGGTGTCACTGGTGCAGTTGATCGTTAATATTCTGGAACCTGACCACGGCAAGATTTTTGACCCGGCCTGTGGCTCTGGCGGTATGTTTGTGCAAAGTGCCCACTTTATGGAGCGTCACAAGCAGAACCCTCAGCAGCTTACCTTTTTTGGCCATGAGAAAAACCGTGTGACCACTCGCCTGGCCAAAATGAATCTGGCGGTGCATGGCCTGGAAGGTAATGTAGAAGGGGGCGACAGTGCCATCACTTACTACAAAGACCCTCATGCCGGGCTATTCGGCACGGTGGATTATGTAATGGCCAATCCGCCGTTTAATGTGGATGAAGTGGCGGCGGACAAGGTAAAGAATGACCCTCGCCTGCCCTTCGGCCTGCCCGGAGAGAACAAAAGCAAAAAGGTGCCCAATGCCAACTATCTGTGGATTCAGTATTTCTACAGTTATTTGAACAGCACGGGCAAAGCGGGCTTTGTTATGTCCTCCCAGGCATCCAGCGCCGGGCGGGATGAAGCGACGGTGAGAGCCGATTTGGTCAAGACCGGTGATGTGGATGTGATGGTGGATATCCGGGGTAACTTCTTTTACACCCGTTCGGTGCCCTGCCAGCTCTGGTTTTTGAATAAGGCAAAACCGGCGCAGCACAAAGACAAGGTGCTGATGATTGATGCCCGTAATGTCTACCGCAAAATGACCCGCAAGATTTTTGACTTCAGCCCAGAGCAACAGCAGAACCTCACTGCGATTGTCTGGCTGTACCGGGGAGAGTATCGGCGGTTTATTAAGCTGGTGATTGAGTATCTGAATGAAACCCTGATTCGTTTGACCGATGCACTGTTACCAACCCAACATCAGCGGGGTTTGCTGTGGTGTGCGGTCAAAATGCAACGCCAATTGAAAACCCTGCGTGGTGCCGTGACCGATCTGGATACACCGCCTGACCTTGATCTGGAGGGTTTCAATCGCACCCTTGACCAGCTTTGCACCAGCCTGGCCGGATTAAAGCAGCAGGTTATTCCCTGTCGCCCGGCAGCCGGTGATCTGCCGCTGGATGACGTGCATCAGCTTGAGCAGGCCTACCGGCCTTTTGCCGACACCTGTCGTGATTTGATTAAGGATGTGGACCATGCCGTTAAGCTGGCAACAGGTATGACGCAACAGGCGATCCGCCAAATTCGGGAAGAATTGCTGGCTAAGGATGGGGAAGCCAATGAACTATCGGCGACCATGAAAGCCGGTACCGCCGATGTAGCCGCCATGGTCAGCCATGAGCAAAAGCTGAAAACCCTGAAGGATGAGATCAACGGTCTGGGCAAACGGCGCACTGAATTGCAGCGTAATGGCAAAGCCATTGAAGAGTGGCGTAAGGTGGCCGTTGAACAGCTTAAACAGGTGCGCTACTGCCACCAGCAGGCTCATTGGCTATTGTCCCGCTTTCCGGAAGCTCGCCTGTGTGATGTGGCAGGGCTGGTAAAGCTGGTCACACTGGCAGAGATTGAAGCCGCCGACTGGAGCCTGACGCCAGGGCGCTATGTGGGTGTGGCACCGGAAGCGGTGGATGCAGATTTTGATTTTGAGGCGGTGCTGAAAGATATCCATATTGAGATGGAAGGTCTGAATCAGGAAGCGGTGGAACTGGCGGCTAAGATTGCCCGTAACTTTGAGGGGTTGGGGGTATGA
- a CDS encoding reverse transcriptase domain-containing protein yields the protein MPSYPKWVSKFELKPGVWVFVPSKESVNVGRSIKDVLEGCWFAPGYYYHLKKGGHVKALKSHTSGKFFIHLDLKRFFYAINRSRITRSLKEYLGYEKAREIAIASTVPAPDSQELAYILPFGFVQSPILASVCLRHSKLGTVLHRLSKAKGTEVSVYVDDIVISTQSLETAEAALTQVKEAAERSRFPLNTDKEEGPAEKVTAFNIELSHSSLVLSDQRFDKFLEIYQYSENYHQIAGILGYIESVNHQQSLNIK from the coding sequence ATGCCTTCCTACCCCAAATGGGTCAGTAAATTTGAACTTAAGCCTGGAGTCTGGGTTTTTGTACCTTCCAAGGAATCTGTTAATGTCGGCAGATCAATTAAGGATGTCTTAGAAGGTTGCTGGTTTGCCCCCGGTTACTACTACCATCTTAAGAAGGGCGGCCATGTTAAGGCTCTTAAGTCTCATACGTCCGGTAAATTTTTCATTCATCTTGATCTGAAGCGCTTTTTCTACGCTATCAACCGAAGCAGAATCACACGCTCTCTCAAAGAGTATCTTGGCTATGAGAAGGCTAGAGAGATTGCCATCGCCTCCACTGTGCCTGCACCCGACTCTCAAGAGCTGGCTTATATTTTGCCGTTTGGGTTTGTCCAGTCGCCTATACTGGCGTCAGTCTGTTTGCGCCACAGTAAACTCGGTACTGTGCTTCATCGATTAAGCAAGGCGAAGGGGACTGAGGTCAGTGTTTATGTTGACGATATTGTTATTTCCACTCAGTCATTGGAAACGGCAGAAGCAGCATTAACTCAGGTAAAAGAAGCAGCAGAAAGGTCTCGTTTTCCCTTGAATACGGATAAGGAAGAGGGACCGGCAGAAAAGGTCACTGCTTTTAATATCGAGCTTTCCCACTCATCTTTGGTGTTGAGTGATCAGCGTTTTGATAAGTTTCTTGAGATCTATCAGTACTCTGAAAACTACCATCAAATAGCGGGCATATTGGGTTATATCGAGTCGGTCAACCATCAGCAAAGCCTCAATATAAAATAA
- a CDS encoding alpha-amylase yields the protein MTDSRTQQNHKSDQGNANKGTSGQNRPHSQVHGNRGKQMNPNQQDK from the coding sequence ATGACTGATTCTCGTACACAGCAAAACCACAAATCTGACCAGGGTAATGCCAATAAAGGCACCTCCGGGCAAAACAGGCCCCATTCTCAGGTTCATGGTAACCGGGGTAAGCAGATGAACCCCAACCAACAGGATAAGTAA
- a CDS encoding tyrosine-type recombinase/integrase produces the protein MKILTDAEVRSTVEGKTKTESLGRGNGAIVFWRERGTVQCYYRYYSGNRPTLIQIGPYKESKAGAGYKLVECREKANDLAKTKREIGKQDLKQHLEVEADKARLAQVEAQRQKEIEATRGSLADLIEAYLQDMERNGKDSVQEVRRALDKNVLTQYPHLARKKARDITPDDIVEIIRTVLDRDARSQADKVRTYLHATFQYGGNADYDPARKGGKRFNLSSNPVSIVKKDTNANETHDKVLSEDELRDFYLNIHHTYKVGIISTCLVRMMVASGGQRPKMLLRSQWKDYDFQRRTMTLMEKKGKGKPRPHTIPMTARMIRIMRIVQAHNEDLPGPFYTGKGEVMRLDSLKNIFKYWHKHRLNKSAELGLPEPEKFTARDIRRTITNLITDAGVRPEDNDLLQSHDQTGVVQKHYDRHDHIHRKRAALKLFNRKLSHALTGRKWNHQEALQR, from the coding sequence ATGAAAATACTTACGGACGCAGAAGTCCGCAGTACCGTTGAAGGTAAAACCAAAACGGAATCGCTGGGGCGTGGTAACGGCGCAATCGTATTTTGGCGGGAACGGGGAACCGTTCAATGCTACTACCGCTATTACTCTGGCAATAGACCAACCCTTATCCAGATTGGCCCTTACAAAGAGTCGAAGGCTGGTGCTGGTTACAAGCTGGTTGAGTGCCGTGAAAAAGCGAATGACCTGGCAAAGACCAAGCGGGAAATTGGCAAGCAGGATCTCAAGCAGCACCTGGAAGTAGAAGCAGATAAGGCCAGGCTTGCTCAGGTTGAAGCTCAGAGGCAAAAAGAGATTGAAGCGACCCGTGGATCATTGGCTGACTTGATCGAAGCGTATTTACAGGACATGGAGCGCAATGGAAAAGATAGCGTTCAGGAAGTTAGACGGGCTCTTGATAAAAATGTTCTGACTCAGTATCCGCACTTGGCGAGAAAGAAGGCACGGGATATTACGCCTGATGATATTGTAGAGATTATTCGCACAGTACTGGATCGTGATGCTCGTTCGCAGGCAGATAAAGTCCGAACCTACCTTCATGCGACCTTTCAGTATGGTGGGAATGCGGATTATGACCCTGCCAGAAAGGGTGGTAAGCGGTTTAACCTTTCCTCCAACCCCGTCAGCATTGTAAAAAAAGATACCAACGCCAATGAGACCCACGACAAAGTTTTATCTGAAGATGAATTGAGGGATTTTTACCTGAATATTCATCACACTTATAAGGTGGGCATTATCAGTACTTGTCTGGTACGAATGATGGTGGCTTCAGGAGGGCAGAGGCCCAAGATGCTGCTGCGGAGCCAGTGGAAGGATTATGATTTTCAGCGCCGAACCATGACTCTGATGGAGAAAAAAGGGAAAGGCAAACCCAGACCTCACACCATTCCCATGACTGCACGAATGATCAGGATCATGAGAATCGTCCAAGCTCACAATGAAGATTTACCCGGCCCTTTTTATACCGGCAAGGGGGAAGTTATGAGGCTGGACTCCCTGAAAAATATTTTTAAATATTGGCATAAACACCGCTTAAATAAGTCAGCGGAGCTTGGCTTGCCAGAACCGGAAAAGTTCACTGCCCGTGATATCCGGCGCACGATCACCAATCTCATCACTGATGCAGGCGTTCGACCTGAAGACAATGATCTGCTCCAATCTCATGACCAGACCGGTGTCGTTCAAAAACATTACGATCGTCATGATCATATTCACAGAAAGCGTGCTGCTCTCAAGCTATTTAATCGAAAACTGAGCCATGCACTGACCGGACGGAAGTGGAATCATCAAGAAGCACTTCAGCGGTAG
- a CDS encoding type II toxin-antitoxin system Phd/YefM family antitoxin, whose product METQTLSYLKQNAAKLDVEDGPLRITQHGLPVYRIYSEKEALMRDEAIALLKLANRAERDIRNGNTMSPEEALKRLRNE is encoded by the coding sequence ATGGAAACACAAACATTAAGCTACCTGAAACAGAATGCTGCCAAACTGGATGTGGAGGACGGCCCATTACGCATTACCCAGCATGGTTTACCGGTATATCGAATATATTCCGAAAAGGAAGCCTTAATGCGGGATGAGGCCATTGCCCTGCTCAAACTTGCCAATCGTGCTGAGAGAGATATTCGAAACGGGAACACCATGTCGCCGGAAGAGGCTCTCAAGAGGTTGCGGAATGAGTAA
- a CDS encoding basic helix-loop-helix domain-containing protein yields the protein MACVKSILPQDALSISLMSSKLTLNSNTPYQPQRKVQIPPQRSYVERKKIRADNEKRRRATINQAYQALRNEIPGAANQKLTKIETLIQATAYIQQLEEQLEG from the coding sequence ATGGCATGTGTCAAATCAATCCTGCCGCAGGATGCACTTTCAATCAGTTTAATGTCCAGCAAATTAACCCTCAACTCCAATACTCCATACCAACCACAGAGGAAAGTACAAATCCCCCCCCAACGTAGTTATGTTGAACGGAAAAAGATCCGCGCCGATAATGAAAAAAGACGCAGGGCAACTATTAATCAAGCCTACCAGGCACTTCGAAATGAAATTCCCGGAGCAGCCAATCAAAAATTAACAAAGATAGAGACTTTGATACAAGCCACGGCATACATTCAACAATTAGAAGAGCAACTTGAAGGCTGA